The segment TTGCAGTCCGCAATGCCTTGCGTTTGTGGCTATTGATTATCCCGGATTCAACATGAAACTGGTGCGCCTAGCAAAACGACTGGGGAAGCCCATGCTGTATGTCGCGCCGCCGCAAATTTGGGCCTGGAAACCTGGTCGGGCGAAACAACTCCGTGGGATTCCTCTGGCTGTCTTTTTTGATTTCGAGGTCGATGCCTACCGCAAGCATGGCTGTGAGGCTCGGCTGATGCGGCATCCCTTGGCTCTTGCACCGCAACTTGCAAGGCAACCGGCTAACAGTGCGGGCGAAGTGCTCCTTTTGCCGGGGAGCCGTCTTGCTCAGGCAAGGCGGAATATCCGCACTTTCCTGAAACCGGCTTTAGACTCGGCGTATCATATAGGCGGGGGTAAAAGCGTGACGATTCTTGCCGCGAGGGAATCGCTGTGTCGCCCGTTTACAGAAATAGTCGACAATCTTGCCCTAAAAAAAACGCCGTGTGAAGTGAAAATAGAAGTGATTCCCGCCAGTACGGAGGAACGGCTCGAGCGGTATTCGCGGGCTTCGCTCGCCTTGGTTTGCCCTGGAACGGCTACGCTTGAGGTGGCTTTGGCGGCGACTCCGATGGTCATTTGCACGAAGCCAGATTTGTTGACCTATGCGCTTGGGAAGATACTCGTCCGTTCCAAAAACTTTGGCCTCCCGAACCTGATTGCTGGAGAGCCTTTTTACGAAGAATTTATTGCACCGCCTTTTGCGAATTCAAACGATGTGGCAAAGCGCGTCCTAGACGCATGCCAAAAGGCTGTATTACAACCATTAGACGTTGTTATACGGACGATAAGGTCGAAACTTTCTGGGGGCATCGCTGCCCGCGAGTTAATGCTTGAATTTCTTGGACAGTTCGTCGAGGGAAAGTCGCATTAACGTCGGTGTGCCGTAGGGCGATTTGAGCGGGTCGTCCATTGTCATGAGCTGGCTTACGAGCATCGCCATTTCTTCGGGCTTGAGCTTGTCGCCTGCTTGGTAAGCGTTCGTCTTGGCCCAAGACTTCGCGATGGTGTCCTGAATTTTGACCATGTCGTTGCGGTCCCCGCCGCTGACACTATCCAAAAATTCGTGGACGGCCTTGGTTGCCCTAGAAAGCGATAGCGCACTCGGGATGGCGCGGATTTGGAATGTGTCGCCACCGAAATGCTCGATGTAGAACCCAAGGTGCTTGAGGTCTGCCTCTACGGAATGGAAAAGTTCCTGCTCCAATTTCGAGAACTCGATGAGTTCGGGGAACAGGAGCTCCTGGCTTTCCAGTGCCGCTCCCGAAGCAAGAGTCTCCAGTGCTTGCTCGTAGAGAATGCGTGAATGCGCTGCATGCTGATCGATGATGAGCAGGCCTTCGGCATCTTCGCCTGCGATGTAGGTGTTTGCCACCTGGAAAAATGTGGGCGGCGCCCAGGGCTGTTCTTGTTGGGGTACTGCGGTTTGTACAGCCTGCTGCCCTGGTTCCAGCGAGATGATTTTCCCGAGTTCCGGCTGCGAGAAAAGGTCTTGTACGGTGTCATCTTCTGCGGTGTATTTGGGCGGCTTGCGTTCGGCGAGTTTGAAGCTGTCTTGCGAGGGCATCTTCTGGCTCATGAAGCCAACGTCGGTGTGAAAACTTTCTGGGGAAGCCCCGGTAGAGTGATTGGTGAAGGTCTCGTATTTTTCGTCGGACAGGTCGATGATGGGGGAGGATGCCTCCATGGCGGCCTTGAATGTTTCGCGGATGGCATGCGTCACGACGAGGAATACCAGGTTCTGGTTGGCGAACCGGATCTCGCGCTTGGCCGGGTGGACGTTCACGTCGAATTCCATGTCGGGCATGTCGAGGAACAGCACCGTGACCGGCTTGCATTGCGCTCCGTAGGGCTCGTATGCCTGCGAGACGGCTTTGCCAATCAGCTTGCTTTCGAAGGGGCGGTTCCGCATGAACAGGAACTGGTGGTGGCGCTTGCCGTTAGTCTCGGTGACAGGGGAGATATAACCGGAAACGTGGATCTGCGCTTCGGTGTAGTCGACAGGCAAGAGGTTTTTGGCAACGCCCGAACCGATGGCTTCGGCGAGGCGGTTCTTGAGTTCTCCCGGGACTCCGATGAATACGGACTTGTCTCCTACCTTGTAGTCAAAGCGGATTTCGGGGTGCGCGACGGCTGCTCGGATGACCACGTCCAAGACGCGGGTCCCTTCGGAGGTGTCGCTGCCGAGGAATGTCCTGCGGACAGGCGTGTTGAAGAATAGGTCTTCGATGAGGAACGTCGTCCCCCGGCTTGCCTGGATGTCTTGCTTTTCGACGACTTCTCCGCCTTTCAATATGATTCTGCCGCTTTCGCCATCGTCGGTGGCGCTGGTAATCGTCATTTTGGATATGGCGGCAATCGATGCCACGGCTTCGCCACGGAAACCGTTCGTGTGCAGGTGGAAAAGGTCGTCTGCACTATGCAGTTTGGATGTCGTGTGGCGGAGGTAGCAAATGTCGAGGTCGGCTTGTCCCATGCCTTTCCCGTTGTCCGAAACGAGAATTTTTGCCTTCCCGCCCTGCTCAATCTGGACTTGAATACGGGTCGCTCCCGCATCTATGGCGTTTTCAATAAGTTCCTTTACGGCGGATGCAGGGCGCTCAATAACCTCTCCGGCGGCAATTTTATTGATGATTTCGTCGGGTAATTGGTGTATTTCGGCCATTTTCATGACAAAAATATAGACAAAATCGGTTGTTTCTACAAAGTTTTGCTACATTTTGCCAAACAAAAGTTCTAGGTACGAGGTACAATTATGGTATCCAATCTGTTTCTTCAATTGATTCACATTGAACTTCTCCTTTCCTATTCCGTCAAGGAAATTCTGACGTTGGTGAAGAGAGATCCTCGCTTTAATGTGAAACTTCTGAACGATCTCTACTTTGGAGATTCCGTTATCGATGAAGAAACCCACCGTTTCATCGCGAACAATGTCGTTTCGTGGTTGTATGAGCGAGGGGAGAATCCGGATGAGTTCATCGAACGCATCGTCAAGCGTTGTTCGGATTTCGAGGCAATCCCGTCTCGGTGCGTCCTGCGTACCTACCTGCCTTATATTTCATCCTTCTATTCTTGCAAGGATGTCCGCGAACTCTGCCTGGAAATCATACCGAAACGTTACCAATTTCTTAAACAGGCGGCCGTACTACGTAACGAGGTCGTGGCTGAAAATCGCGAGATGCTTTTCACTTATAAGTTCGATACTCCGAGTGCTCTGGTGTCCAACCCGATGCGCTGGATTATCGGTATGTTCCGCGTCGGCCCGCTTCTTTTGGGGACTCCGACCTACGAACACATGAACTTCCTCGCCTCGCAGACCTCGTTTATCGAAGCCATGGAAAACCGCCTGCCTGTTGAAATGAGGGATGGTGATGTCTATGTCAACGGCGAAGTCGTCGGCAAAAGCACCCTCTTTGGTGAGTGCGTGAAAAAGTGCGGCATCAAGTGGGAAGATGAAAGAGAATTGGAAATCGGTTGCGTACTGGCAACCAAGGATGTCATTGACCCGAAAACGAAAACGGTCCTTGCCAAGGAAGGCTGCTTCTACGGTGCTCCGGCAAACATCCTCGATGTGAAGTTCAAGGCGAATATCAGTTGTGTCGAACCGTTCATCAAGTTGATGAACTCTGTCGTCAAGCAGGAGTTCGAGGCTTGGCAGCCCATCCAGAAGGCGCAGGAACAGCTCCTCGACGCCATGAACGATTCCGTGACCATTGTTTATTACAAGAGCGATGATTCCATCTCTGTGAACAGCAAGCACCTCATGCGCAACGTTCCGGCTCGAATCCTTCGCAACCTGCTTCGCGAATACACTGCGACCGGTCGTGAAGAATACGAGAACCGCGAATTCAAGCGCGACTCGGCTATCTGCATGGATCCGCTCCGCCCGAATTTCGAAAGCCGCTTGAACCGCGTCATTGCCCACATTAACGGCACCGACGACAAGGACGGCAAGGAAAACGAAGGCGTGAAGAAGTACTTCGAAATCGAACGTCACCGCCGCGGCGGCTTCCGTTTTGTTCCGAAATGCAAGATTGTTTTCCGTGAAGAATAGTGAAAAAAAACGAACTTTGAAAACAAAAATTGACGTATTTAAAATCGTTGTTTCAAATAAGTAAAATAAAATATCCGTCAATTTGTTTTTTGGCTATATTCTAGGTCGTGAGCAGGTGAAAGGTAAATCCTTATACAACTTTATCGTTGCTCCCCTCCTGATAAGTTCAAGGTTCTGTAATCTCTCATATTTTCTCCTTCTTAGGAAAGGGCTCTCGCAAGAGGGCCCTTTCTTTTAGTTCTTCTTTTGTATGTAGTTTCGCGCGATGCCGCAAATGCCTGCAAACAAAAAGCTCCGCGCATAGCGCGGAGCCTTTAAACACTCTAGCCTCTAGATCCTAGATTCTAGCCCCTTATCTCCTTCTCTCCGCCATCTCTTTCTTCAAGATGTCCATGACAGCGCCGAGGTCTGCCGGAGCCTTGAACACGGGGTTCGCGAACTTGGAGCAGATGTTCTCGAGCTTCTTTTCGTGGTAGCCAACCTTGAATTCGGTGAACTTGAGGCCGTGTGCCGTGCTGATGACGACCACGTTTTCTTCCTTGTCGATCTTGCCTGCGGCAACGAGCTTTTCGAGGGCGCCGAGAGCGACACCCGTATGCGGGCAGCAGTAGAGGCCGATGCGGTCGCCGCGGTGGGCGGCGTTGGCGAGTTCTTCTTCGGAGACGCTCACGACCATGCCGTTCGTCTTCTGGATGGCGCGTACTGCCTTCGGGTAGCTGACCGGGTTACCGATCTGGATGGCAGAAGCGAGAGTCTTCTTCGCCTGCACCGGGACGAGCTTGTCGAAGCCGCGTTCGTAGGCCTGGAAGAACGGGTTCGCGTTCTCGGCCTGGGCGACGATGATGCGCGGGATGCGGTCGATAAGGCCCATGGCCTTGCAGTCTTCGAAACCCTTGGCCAAAGCACTGACGTTACCGAGGTTGCCGCCCGGGATAATCACGGTGTCGGGAACCTTCCAGCCCAATTCCTGGCAGATTTCCGGAGAAATCGTCTTCTGGCCTTCTACGCGGAGGCTGTTCATGGAGTTGGCGAGGTAGATGCGGTTGTCGGCGGTGACCTGCTGAACAATCTTCATGCAACCGTCAAAGTCGGTGTCGAGGGCGAGCACGATGCTGCCGTTGGAAATCGGCTGGATCAGCTGGGCAACGCTCGTCTTGCCGGCGGGCAAAAAGACGATGCTCGGGATGCCGGCCTTGGCGCAGTAGGCGCTCAAAGCGGCGGAGGTGTCGCCGGTAGAGGCGCAGGCCACGGCGTCAATTTCGTGAATCCTCTTCTTGATGATATGGTTCACCTGGCTCACGAGAACCGTCATGCCGAGGTCCTTGAAGCTACCCGTGTGGGAGTTGCCGCAAAGCTTGACCTTGAGGCTCTTGATGCCCATTTCCTTGGCGAGCGGGGCGGCGTCAAAGAGCGGGCTCCAGCCTTCGCGCATCGTCACGATGTCTTCGATGGGCATGTCGGGGAGCACCATTTCGCGCTTGCTCCAGATACCGCTCATGTCGGCGGGTTCGAAGCTCATGCGGCGTTCGGCGAAGAGTTTCTTCCATTCGTCGGGGCTCTTGCTGGCGAGTGCTGCACGGTCGTGTTCGACTTCGAGCAGGCTGCCGTCCACCTTGCTGCGGTAAATGACGTCGGTCAGCGGGTAGGTATCGTCCCCGTTGATGTTCCTAAAATGCGCGTTAAATTGGGCCATAGTTTCCTCTTGATTTTTACGAGGGTAAAGATAGTATTTTAGGGGCTAGAGACTAGGGGCTAGAGGCTAGTTTTTAGAGCCTATGCCGGGGTATTTGTCGTGTCTGCTGGTGTGCTGGTGGAGTCTGCCGGAGCCGCTGTGCTGTCCGCCGGTGTTTTTGTGCTGTCGGCCTGGACTTCGGCGGCTTTGCAGTCCTTGATGGCCTTGTCGACTTCTTCGCGGATGGAGTCCAGCTTTGTCTGGTAACGCGGGTTTACGGTCGTGTCACCGTCGCAAATCTGGGTCATCGCGTATTTCCCCTCGTTGTTGTACGGGAACGAACGTTTTACACAGTTTCGCAGGTTGCTGGTAAGGGTTTCACCTGCTGCCACAAGGCTGTCCAGTTTCTCTTCCTTGCTGCGCAGAATCACTCTGTTCTTGGATATGAAATCTGTTTTTTGACAAAGCGGAGAGGGCGCCGCTGAACTGCTGGATGCCTCGCTGGAACTGCTATTGAATAAACTGTCGTACTCGTCGTTTGTATAAACTAACCCGTCCTTTGTCTTTAAATTTATATAACTATTGCCGTTGGAACACTCATATGTATATTCGTAATCTGGCCAGTAGTTCACACAGGAATAACCAATTCCGTAAAGGGGAGCAAAGGCAACATCTGTGCAATAGTCCAGAGTGTCTTCGATTTGAATCAGTTCTTCGATTGACAGTGTTGTGTTGGATTGCAACTTGGTTTCTTGGGAGGAGCACAAGATGTCTGTGGACTTGGGCTTGTCCACGCAATGGGTGCCGAGAAATCTTTGTTCTCTCGTACAGGTTACGCTTGTGTCGCTGGCGAGCTTGAATTGCTCGCCGCTGCTGCTGGAAACGTCCCCAGTCGGAGCCGAGGATGACGATTCGGGAGAACTGCTAGATATCCCTTTGGCAGGGTCGGAACCGTTTGTGCTGCTCGATTGTAGCAGGGCGTCTCTGGAACTGCTTGATTCCGAGGCGGGTTCGTTGATGTTGATGGGTTGCGTGTTGTCTTCGCCGCAGCTGGCCCAGAAGAATCCCGTGATAATCAAAATGGATTTTCTTAAGAAAGATCTGAATTTCATGGCGGCCTCGGGATGTTGTTGATTGTCTATGGTTAATATATGTTTTTGTGTTTTGAATGATTTTTATTGATAAATCTTTCGGTTGATTTTTTGTCTATGGACGGCCTGCCTCGGTATGGCTCCATTTTTTGGATGCTATTTGGGTTAGAATAGGGGGGATTTTCTATATTATAGCTCGAAAAAAGTTCAACACGATTCGGAGAACTGTGTGAAGAAAAAATTTGTTTTATTGTCTTTTTTGCTCATAGGTGCTTTGGCCCTTTCTGCTTGCCTATTCGATTCCGATGAGGATGGTCTCGGTAACTGGCTTTCGGACCAAGGGCTGCCGAATAGCTACAAGGTTCAGACGGTAAGCATCAATGGTCTTGTCCCGTCGGAGGTGGGGGCCTATAGGGATTCTACTCCGCTTATCATGAATAGCCGTATTGCCTTTGGTAATTCTGCCAACATGTCGCATGAGATGGCTCTTGAATTCCTTTATGTGGCAGATACCTCTTTTTTGAACCGCTTCAAAAATGCCGACACGATTGGCGCATATATTTCTTTCAATATGTACGCCCCGTTCTATAAGGATAAGAACATCCCTGTTGAACGTTTGCCTATTAAGGAAAAACTGAAGGTCCAAGTTAGCTGGACGCTCCGTAAAGGCAAAAGCAAGGCTTTTGTGGATAGTCTTGCTTCTGTTTCTGATTCTGCATGGCAGAGAGGAATGCAAAACTGGGAGCCGGATCTCGTCGTCGACACGACCTATTCCATCAAGGTGAAGAAGGCGGACACGTTGGTCTATTTTGATATGCCGGAAGCCTTCTTGGATAGTATCAAGACTTGCGATAAGGCTTGCCACCTGGAAGTGCGTTTCGCTGCTCCTGAGACCGAAAATTTGTATCGCTTCTATGCAAAAGAAAATAAGAAAGACCCCGTGTTCCGTATGAGGGCGGTGAAAGAGGGCGATACCCTTAATTATTTCAAGCAGTATCCTCCCTGCCGTATGGCGAACGTCGTTATCAGTAACGATTGCTCGGATTGTCTTGTCTTGCATGGTGGTGTCAAGGATTCGATTGTCTTTGAGTATCCTGCAGAACCGGTTCTTAATGCTTTGGCTGAATTTTATGGGGACGAGTTCCCGTATAAGGAAGGAGATGGCTACGATGTACGCCAGGCGGTCGTCCTTGCGCAGTTGACTTTTGCTCGCGACGATTCCGAGAGCGAGAATTATCTTGGTTTGCCGATTTTGGTTGCGGCCAGTTCCTTTGCCGATAGTGCTTCGGGTAAGGAATATCGCATCTCGGAACCTTATACCCGATTTGACAAGAAATATGTCGTAGCGAACGGCCACCAGAACATTGTGTTTTATGGTGGGGATTCTCTGACGCTCCAGGTTACGCAGGGCTTGCGTAATTTCCTCAATCGTGCAAGCAATGGTGCAAAACTGAAGTTCATGATAAATCTGTCCTACCCACAATTGCTAGATAATGATTCCTCTTTCCAGACAAGGATTGTCGAAGAAGAATTGATCAAGAAGAGAGTCTTTAATGGGGACACGATTGAAATGAAATATGCTAAAGGCGATACCGTTTATAAGTTCCTCAGCTATTACGATTACGCCCGCTATGATTTCTCCACCATGATGCAGAAACCGGCGACACTCAAGTTGTGGCTTGCCACCAAGCGTGGAGGTGATGATGAATAGGCTGTTGTGTCTTATCCTTTTTGCTGCATGCTTTGCCTCGGCTTCTATATTGGGTATAGAAGCTCTTGGGGAAGAAAATTCACTTGGTGGAATGGCGAATACTGCGGGTCGTGGCTTTGCGGGTGGTGCTAAGACAGGTGATGCCGAAGGCGTGTCCGTCGTGAACCCGGCGCGTATGGCTTTTGATACTAAGGTCGTGTTCAACTTGAATTTCTTCATTGACATGACGACTGCGGAAAACGATAATTCCACGTATTCTACGACGAATATCTCTTTGCCGTCGTTCAATTTCTCGTTCCCGATGGGGTCGTTCGGTGCAATGGGACTTTCCCTTTGGCAGCACTATGCATCCAATATGGACGAGGATATTCAAGATTCCGCGTTGAAAATGGATGCAGAGGTCAAGTACCAGGGCAGTGTCTACGAAATCGTCCCGGCTTATGCGGTGCGCCTGCCGTTCTTCCGCATGATGTCGTTGGGTGCATCGGCTCATTTTGTGATGGGCAATGTGGAACGCAGCTTGACTTTGGGCCCGGATAAAAGTGAAGTCAGTGAACGCGATTATTGGGCGACAAATGAATCCAAGGTGAACGACTTTGTAAGTGGAACCTGGGAAATCAAGAACCATCCGGCCTACTATACGTTGTCTACGCAGTTCCGTGGTCGCCAGTCGTCGTACTACTTCTCTTATACGACTCCGTATACGTTGCAGAACGATTTGACCTACAATTTGCGTTTTAGCCAACTGGATACTTTGATTCCTACTCGCAGTAGTCGCGAAATCGAGATTCCGGCCCTTTTGGCAACGGGCGTGAACTATCGCCTGTACAAACGCCATAACGTGATGATGGATTTGCAATGGCGCGCTTGGGACAGCGATGTCGAAAATATCGCAGGTGGCTGGGAAATGTCCAAGGTGACCGAAACACAGAACGATTTCATGGTTTCTCTGGGTTATCAGCGTGATGGCAGCCCGTTGTTCTATGATTCGTATTTGGAAAGGACGACATTCCGTTTTGGCGGCTGGATGAAAAGCTGGTACGTGAAGGATGTCTATGAATATGGTGGCTCTATCGGAGCCGGGCTCCCCATGGGTAAAAAGGGAACAACAATTGATTTGGCCTTGCAAGGGGGAAAACGCACTACAGGTGGGCATGGAGACTGGGAAGAATTGTTCTTCGGAATTCGTGTTGGCCTGATGGGCGTTGGCACTTGGGGACAGTCCCGCGCAAGGTAACCGCGAATCTGGATGATTTAAAGAGAAGGAGGTTCGAAAATGGCTGTTAAGAAGAATGCTAAGGATACGAAAACAGAGACAAAGAGTGTGAAAAAGGTTGCTGCCAAGCCGGCTGCTAAACCTGCGCCGAAGCCGGCGGCCAAGCCCGCCGCCAAGCCTGCTGTGAAGGCTCCTGCGAAGGCCGCTGCTAAACCTGTTGCCAAGGCTCCCGCCAAGGTTGCCGCTAAGGCTCCTGCCAAACCTGCGACGAAACCCGTTGCAAAGGCCGTTGTTGCCAAACCGGCCGCCAAGCCGGCTGCTAAACCTGCACCGAAGCCTGTTGCCAAGCCCGCCGCAAAGCCTGCTGCCAAGGTTGCAGTCAAGGCTCCCGCCAAGCCAGCAGTGAAACCTGTTGCAAAGGCTGTTGTTGCCAAACCGGCCGCCAAGCCGGTTGTTAAACCCGCACCGAAGCCTGTTGCGAAGCCCGTCGCTAAACCTGTAACAAAACCTGCAGCAA is part of the uncultured Fibrobacter sp. genome and harbors:
- a CDS encoding lipid-A-disaccharide synthase, with product MDAPGGKPFVLFCAGEDSGDILGESFVREAVEADWGAFGAGGRRMESAGLNPLVNFEHLPVSGFGDVLASCGTLRKDFEVLRSALCSPQCLAFVAIDYPGFNMKLVRLAKRLGKPMLYVAPPQIWAWKPGRAKQLRGIPLAVFFDFEVDAYRKHGCEARLMRHPLALAPQLARQPANSAGEVLLLPGSRLAQARRNIRTFLKPALDSAYHIGGGKSVTILAARESLCRPFTEIVDNLALKKTPCEVKIEVIPASTEERLERYSRASLALVCPGTATLEVALAATPMVICTKPDLLTYALGKILVRSKNFGLPNLIAGEPFYEEFIAPPFANSNDVAKRVLDACQKAVLQPLDVVIRTIRSKLSGGIAARELMLEFLGQFVEGKSH
- the thrC gene encoding threonine synthase translates to MAQFNAHFRNINGDDTYPLTDVIYRSKVDGSLLEVEHDRAALASKSPDEWKKLFAERRMSFEPADMSGIWSKREMVLPDMPIEDIVTMREGWSPLFDAAPLAKEMGIKSLKVKLCGNSHTGSFKDLGMTVLVSQVNHIIKKRIHEIDAVACASTGDTSAALSAYCAKAGIPSIVFLPAGKTSVAQLIQPISNGSIVLALDTDFDGCMKIVQQVTADNRIYLANSMNSLRVEGQKTISPEICQELGWKVPDTVIIPGGNLGNVSALAKGFEDCKAMGLIDRIPRIIVAQAENANPFFQAYERGFDKLVPVQAKKTLASAIQIGNPVSYPKAVRAIQKTNGMVVSVSEEELANAAHRGDRIGLYCCPHTGVALGALEKLVAAGKIDKEENVVVISTAHGLKFTEFKVGYHEKKLENICSKFANPVFKAPADLGAVMDILKKEMAERRR
- the mutL gene encoding DNA mismatch repair endonuclease MutL, with protein sequence MKMAEIHQLPDEIINKIAAGEVIERPASAVKELIENAIDAGATRIQVQIEQGGKAKILVSDNGKGMGQADLDICYLRHTTSKLHSADDLFHLHTNGFRGEAVASIAAISKMTITSATDDGESGRIILKGGEVVEKQDIQASRGTTFLIEDLFFNTPVRRTFLGSDTSEGTRVLDVVIRAAVAHPEIRFDYKVGDKSVFIGVPGELKNRLAEAIGSGVAKNLLPVDYTEAQIHVSGYISPVTETNGKRHHQFLFMRNRPFESKLIGKAVSQAYEPYGAQCKPVTVLFLDMPDMEFDVNVHPAKREIRFANQNLVFLVVTHAIRETFKAAMEASSPIIDLSDEKYETFTNHSTGASPESFHTDVGFMSQKMPSQDSFKLAERKPPKYTAEDDTVQDLFSQPELGKIISLEPGQQAVQTAVPQQEQPWAPPTFFQVANTYIAGEDAEGLLIIDQHAAHSRILYEQALETLASGAALESQELLFPELIEFSKLEQELFHSVEADLKHLGFYIEHFGGDTFQIRAIPSALSLSRATKAVHEFLDSVSGGDRNDMVKIQDTIAKSWAKTNAYQAGDKLKPEEMAMLVSQLMTMDDPLKSPYGTPTLMRLSLDELSKKFKH